In Zingiber officinale cultivar Zhangliang chromosome 8B, Zo_v1.1, whole genome shotgun sequence, a single genomic region encodes these proteins:
- the LOC122015280 gene encoding ethylene-responsive transcription factor WRI1-like isoform X2 — MVTSPSPSESSSRKPKNSKDKTPSKRRTSVFRGVTRHRWTGKFEAHLWDKNFRNPTNNKKGRQIYLGAYDDEKDAAGAHDLAALKHWGPTTPLNFPLEKYTKECEEMKGMSRENYLACLRRKSNGFSRGLSKYRGVARHHHNGRWEARIKKDFDKKYLYLGTFESENEAARAYDLAAIMLRGPDAITNFDSASYSLEHSPSSPLSPPSPSSMTPRELKSFTFPLDETMFSFGDHQRGLFDVLLQHYDHHRAVICSRLSDFDDDNNDRLDLLFDNSFA; from the exons ATGGTGACTTCTCCATCTCCTTCCGAATCTTCTTCTCGCAAGCCCAAAAACTCAAAGGACAAGACACCAAGCAAGAGGAGAACCTCAGTGTTCAGAGGAGTCACCAG GCATAGATGGACAGGGAAGTTTGAGGCTCATTTGTGGGACAAGAACTTCAGGAATCCAACAAACAACAAGAAAGGAAGACAAA TTTATCTTG GTGCTTATGATGATGAGAAGGATGCAGCTGGTGCTCATGATCTTGCTGCTCTCAAACACTGGGGGCCAACGACACCATTAAATTTtcca CTGGAGAAGTATACAAAAGAGTGTGAAGAAATGAAGGGCATGAGCAGAGAGAACTACTTGGCTTGTCTGAGGCGCAAGAGCAATGGATTCTCAAGAGGCCTCTCCAAGTATCGTGGAGTCGCCAG GCATCACCACAACGGTAGGTGGGAAGCAagaattaaaaaggattttgacaAGAAGTATCTCTACTTGGGAACCTTCG AGAGCGAGAATGAAGCGGCTCGTGCATATGATTTGGCTGCGATCATGCTAAGAGGCCCTGATGCGATCACCAACTTCGACTCGGCCTCCTACTCGCTCGAGCACAGCCCGAGCTCACCGTTGTCACCGCCATCACCTTCATCAATGACACCGAGAGAGTTAAAATCTTTCACCTTCCCACTTGACGAAACCATGTTCTCTTTCGGTGATCATCAGCGCGGTCTCTTTGATGTATTGTTGCAGCATTACGATCATCACCGTGCGGTCATTTGTTCTCGTCTATCAGATTTTGATGACGACAATAATGATCGTTTGGATCTCCTTTTTGATAATAGTTTTGCTTAG
- the LOC122015280 gene encoding ethylene-responsive transcription factor WRI1-like isoform X1 yields the protein MVTSPSPSESSSRKPKNSKDKTPSKRRTSVFRGVTRHRWTGKFEAHLWDKNFRNPTNNKKGRQSFYLGAYDDEKDAAGAHDLAALKHWGPTTPLNFPLEKYTKECEEMKGMSRENYLACLRRKSNGFSRGLSKYRGVARHHHNGRWEARIKKDFDKKYLYLGTFESENEAARAYDLAAIMLRGPDAITNFDSASYSLEHSPSSPLSPPSPSSMTPRELKSFTFPLDETMFSFGDHQRGLFDVLLQHYDHHRAVICSRLSDFDDDNNDRLDLLFDNSFA from the exons ATGGTGACTTCTCCATCTCCTTCCGAATCTTCTTCTCGCAAGCCCAAAAACTCAAAGGACAAGACACCAAGCAAGAGGAGAACCTCAGTGTTCAGAGGAGTCACCAG GCATAGATGGACAGGGAAGTTTGAGGCTCATTTGTGGGACAAGAACTTCAGGAATCCAACAAACAACAAGAAAGGAAGACAAAGTT TTTATCTTG GTGCTTATGATGATGAGAAGGATGCAGCTGGTGCTCATGATCTTGCTGCTCTCAAACACTGGGGGCCAACGACACCATTAAATTTtcca CTGGAGAAGTATACAAAAGAGTGTGAAGAAATGAAGGGCATGAGCAGAGAGAACTACTTGGCTTGTCTGAGGCGCAAGAGCAATGGATTCTCAAGAGGCCTCTCCAAGTATCGTGGAGTCGCCAG GCATCACCACAACGGTAGGTGGGAAGCAagaattaaaaaggattttgacaAGAAGTATCTCTACTTGGGAACCTTCG AGAGCGAGAATGAAGCGGCTCGTGCATATGATTTGGCTGCGATCATGCTAAGAGGCCCTGATGCGATCACCAACTTCGACTCGGCCTCCTACTCGCTCGAGCACAGCCCGAGCTCACCGTTGTCACCGCCATCACCTTCATCAATGACACCGAGAGAGTTAAAATCTTTCACCTTCCCACTTGACGAAACCATGTTCTCTTTCGGTGATCATCAGCGCGGTCTCTTTGATGTATTGTTGCAGCATTACGATCATCACCGTGCGGTCATTTGTTCTCGTCTATCAGATTTTGATGACGACAATAATGATCGTTTGGATCTCCTTTTTGATAATAGTTTTGCTTAG
- the LOC122015279 gene encoding actin cytoskeleton-regulatory complex protein pan1-like isoform X1 — protein sequence MSEVFNNQMLVEKLSKLNNSQQSIQTLSNWCVIHRKKAKIIVETWDEAFNNSPNEKRVPFLYLANDILQNSRRQGSEFVNEFWKVLPGCLKNVYENGEDHGKKVVNRLALCSCTKVHNYLCIHVPWKSQVEIWDDRKVFGSRGRGLKDEILGTVPVPVSNNGKSNSNPIKLIRKDANSVRVKLAVGEMPEKIVTAYQSVLDEHSSEDTALSKCKDAVQVLEKMEKGIDVAGKQGHQLAPAFMSELQNQETVLKQCIEQLEAAKSTRAMLVYQLTEALKEQEFKLDFINDQLQIAHSLNDHAGSMRQRLLGFGVGASGSTSMAQPANISSEAKPLTESNLLISIPQLLPPNSVTSFAGSISSAEDDHKKAAAAVAAKLTASSSSAQVLSSILSSLAAEEAASIGNSLNSQVLSDGQASFPLEKKPRLEKLITMPDMGKTSYFGQMQLQQHQSIPFAAPQTSSANIQLSQSNQAPPTFAPPLPPLPPLPPPPLQQFAQTSGVTNIGPYAFAAGSLPPPPLSHLPLGFTRPSIPPVPPPPPPPPSQQQQQQQLQSTSMGFYQSPGVGFYGQPQTAPTAQPQ from the exons ATGAGCGAGGTTTTCAACAACCAGATGTTAGTTGAGAAGCTTTCAAAGCTCAACAATTCACAACAAAGTATTCAAA CCTTGTCAAATTGGTGTGTTATTCACCGAAAGAAAGCAAAAATTATAGTTGAAACATGGGATGAAGCTTTCAACAATTCTCCAAATGAAAAAAGAGTGCCTTTTCTATACTTGGCCAATGACATCTTACAAAATAGTAGACGCCAGGGAAGTGAATTTGTGAATGAATTTTGGAAAGTACTTCCCGGATGTTTAAAGAATGTCTATGAGAATGGTGAAGATCATGGAAAGAAAGTGGTTAATCGATTG GCCTTGTGCTCGTGCACTAAAGTGCATAACTATTTGTGCATACATGTGCCGTGGAAGTCTCAG GTCGAGATTTGGGATGATAGAAAAGTATTTGGCTCTCGTGGGCGAGGCCTAAAGGATGAGATCCTTGGTACTGTTCCTGTTCCTGTTTCAAACAATGGCAAGAGCAATTCAAATCCCATCAAATTAATTCGTAAGGATGCTAATTCAGTGCGAGTA AAACTGGCTGTTGGAGAAATGCCTGAAAAGATAGTGACTGCATATCAGTCTGTGCTTGATGAACATTCCAGCGAAGATACTGCTTTAAGCAAATGTAAGGATGCTGTTCAAGTTCTGGAGAAGATGGAAAAGGGCATTGATGTTGCAGGTAAACAAG GTCACCAACTAGCACCAGCATTTATGAGTGAGCTTCAGAACCAGGAAACGGTACTTAAACAATGTATTGAACAGCTAGAAGCTGCAAAATCAACTAGAGCTATGCTGGTTTATCAGTTGACAGAAGCTCTAAAAGAGCAG GAATTTAAGCTGGATTTCATCAATGATCAGTTACAA ATTGCCCATTCCCTCAATGATCACGCCGGTAGCATGCGACAACGACTACTAGGCTTTGGTGTTGGGGCAAGCGGCTCTACCTCTATGGCACAACCGGCAAATATTTCATCAGAAGCAAAGCCCCTGACAGAATCAAACCTGCTGATATCCATCCCTCAACTTTTACCACCAAATTCGGTAACTTCATTTGCCGGCAGCATAAGCAGTGCAGAAGATGATCACAAGAAGGCAGCTGCTGCAGTTGCTGCAAAGCTGACTGCATCATCATCGTCGGCACAAGTTCTGTCTTCTATTCTGTCATCTTTGGCTGCAGAAGAAGCTGCTTCCATAGGCAACAGCTTGAATTCCCAAGTCCTCTCTGATGGCCAAGCTTCTTTCCCTTTGGAGAAAAAGCCCAGACTTGAGAAGCTGATAACCATGCCCGATATGGGCAAAACCTCCTATTTTGGCCAGATGCAGCTGCAACAACATCAGTCAATTCCATTTGCAGCTCCCCAAACCTCATCCGCTAACATACAACTGTCCCAGAGTAATCAGGCACCTCCGACTTTTGCACCGCCACTGCCACCTCTACCGCCACTGCCACCGCCGCCGCTGCAGCAGTTTGCACAAACAAGTGGAGTAACAAACATAGGACCTTATGCATTTGCAGCCGGTTCACTGCCCCCTCCACCGCTATCCCATCTGCCACTGGGGTTCACGAGACCCAGTATCCCACCTGtacctccaccaccaccacctccaccatcgcagcagcagcagcagcaacagtTGCAGTCAACCTCAATGGGCTTCTACCAATCTCCTGGCGTCGGGTTCTACGGCCAGCCGCAGACGGCTCCAACTGCCCAGCCACAGTGA
- the LOC122015279 gene encoding actin cytoskeleton-regulatory complex protein PAN1-like isoform X4 — protein MSEVFNNQMLVEKLSKLNNSQQSIQTLSNWCVIHRKKAKIIVETWDEAFNNSPNEKRVPFLYLANDILQNSRRQGSEFVNEFWKVLPGCLKNVYENGEDHGKKVVNRLVEIWDDRKVFGSRGRGLKDEILGTVPVPVSNNGKSNSNPIKLIRKDANSVRVKLAVGEMPEKIVTAYQSVLDEHSSEDTALSKCKDAVQVLEKMEKGIDVAGHQLAPAFMSELQNQETVLKQCIEQLEAAKSTRAMLVYQLTEALKEQEFKLDFINDQLQIAHSLNDHAGSMRQRLLGFGVGASGSTSMAQPANISSEAKPLTESNLLISIPQLLPPNSVTSFAGSISSAEDDHKKAAAAVAAKLTASSSSAQVLSSILSSLAAEEAASIGNSLNSQVLSDGQASFPLEKKPRLEKLITMPDMGKTSYFGQMQLQQHQSIPFAAPQTSSANIQLSQSNQAPPTFAPPLPPLPPLPPPPLQQFAQTSGVTNIGPYAFAAGSLPPPPLSHLPLGFTRPSIPPVPPPPPPPPSQQQQQQQLQSTSMGFYQSPGVGFYGQPQTAPTAQPQ, from the exons ATGAGCGAGGTTTTCAACAACCAGATGTTAGTTGAGAAGCTTTCAAAGCTCAACAATTCACAACAAAGTATTCAAA CCTTGTCAAATTGGTGTGTTATTCACCGAAAGAAAGCAAAAATTATAGTTGAAACATGGGATGAAGCTTTCAACAATTCTCCAAATGAAAAAAGAGTGCCTTTTCTATACTTGGCCAATGACATCTTACAAAATAGTAGACGCCAGGGAAGTGAATTTGTGAATGAATTTTGGAAAGTACTTCCCGGATGTTTAAAGAATGTCTATGAGAATGGTGAAGATCATGGAAAGAAAGTGGTTAATCGATTG GTCGAGATTTGGGATGATAGAAAAGTATTTGGCTCTCGTGGGCGAGGCCTAAAGGATGAGATCCTTGGTACTGTTCCTGTTCCTGTTTCAAACAATGGCAAGAGCAATTCAAATCCCATCAAATTAATTCGTAAGGATGCTAATTCAGTGCGAGTA AAACTGGCTGTTGGAGAAATGCCTGAAAAGATAGTGACTGCATATCAGTCTGTGCTTGATGAACATTCCAGCGAAGATACTGCTTTAAGCAAATGTAAGGATGCTGTTCAAGTTCTGGAGAAGATGGAAAAGGGCATTGATGTTGCAG GTCACCAACTAGCACCAGCATTTATGAGTGAGCTTCAGAACCAGGAAACGGTACTTAAACAATGTATTGAACAGCTAGAAGCTGCAAAATCAACTAGAGCTATGCTGGTTTATCAGTTGACAGAAGCTCTAAAAGAGCAG GAATTTAAGCTGGATTTCATCAATGATCAGTTACAA ATTGCCCATTCCCTCAATGATCACGCCGGTAGCATGCGACAACGACTACTAGGCTTTGGTGTTGGGGCAAGCGGCTCTACCTCTATGGCACAACCGGCAAATATTTCATCAGAAGCAAAGCCCCTGACAGAATCAAACCTGCTGATATCCATCCCTCAACTTTTACCACCAAATTCGGTAACTTCATTTGCCGGCAGCATAAGCAGTGCAGAAGATGATCACAAGAAGGCAGCTGCTGCAGTTGCTGCAAAGCTGACTGCATCATCATCGTCGGCACAAGTTCTGTCTTCTATTCTGTCATCTTTGGCTGCAGAAGAAGCTGCTTCCATAGGCAACAGCTTGAATTCCCAAGTCCTCTCTGATGGCCAAGCTTCTTTCCCTTTGGAGAAAAAGCCCAGACTTGAGAAGCTGATAACCATGCCCGATATGGGCAAAACCTCCTATTTTGGCCAGATGCAGCTGCAACAACATCAGTCAATTCCATTTGCAGCTCCCCAAACCTCATCCGCTAACATACAACTGTCCCAGAGTAATCAGGCACCTCCGACTTTTGCACCGCCACTGCCACCTCTACCGCCACTGCCACCGCCGCCGCTGCAGCAGTTTGCACAAACAAGTGGAGTAACAAACATAGGACCTTATGCATTTGCAGCCGGTTCACTGCCCCCTCCACCGCTATCCCATCTGCCACTGGGGTTCACGAGACCCAGTATCCCACCTGtacctccaccaccaccacctccaccatcgcagcagcagcagcagcaacagtTGCAGTCAACCTCAATGGGCTTCTACCAATCTCCTGGCGTCGGGTTCTACGGCCAGCCGCAGACGGCTCCAACTGCCCAGCCACAGTGA
- the LOC122015279 gene encoding actin cytoskeleton-regulatory complex protein pan1-like isoform X3: MSEVFNNQMLVEKLSKLNNSQQSIQTLSNWCVIHRKKAKIIVETWDEAFNNSPNEKRVPFLYLANDILQNSRRQGSEFVNEFWKVLPGCLKNVYENGEDHGKKVVNRLVEIWDDRKVFGSRGRGLKDEILGTVPVPVSNNGKSNSNPIKLIRKDANSVRVKLAVGEMPEKIVTAYQSVLDEHSSEDTALSKCKDAVQVLEKMEKGIDVAGKQGHQLAPAFMSELQNQETVLKQCIEQLEAAKSTRAMLVYQLTEALKEQEFKLDFINDQLQIAHSLNDHAGSMRQRLLGFGVGASGSTSMAQPANISSEAKPLTESNLLISIPQLLPPNSVTSFAGSISSAEDDHKKAAAAVAAKLTASSSSAQVLSSILSSLAAEEAASIGNSLNSQVLSDGQASFPLEKKPRLEKLITMPDMGKTSYFGQMQLQQHQSIPFAAPQTSSANIQLSQSNQAPPTFAPPLPPLPPLPPPPLQQFAQTSGVTNIGPYAFAAGSLPPPPLSHLPLGFTRPSIPPVPPPPPPPPSQQQQQQQLQSTSMGFYQSPGVGFYGQPQTAPTAQPQ; this comes from the exons ATGAGCGAGGTTTTCAACAACCAGATGTTAGTTGAGAAGCTTTCAAAGCTCAACAATTCACAACAAAGTATTCAAA CCTTGTCAAATTGGTGTGTTATTCACCGAAAGAAAGCAAAAATTATAGTTGAAACATGGGATGAAGCTTTCAACAATTCTCCAAATGAAAAAAGAGTGCCTTTTCTATACTTGGCCAATGACATCTTACAAAATAGTAGACGCCAGGGAAGTGAATTTGTGAATGAATTTTGGAAAGTACTTCCCGGATGTTTAAAGAATGTCTATGAGAATGGTGAAGATCATGGAAAGAAAGTGGTTAATCGATTG GTCGAGATTTGGGATGATAGAAAAGTATTTGGCTCTCGTGGGCGAGGCCTAAAGGATGAGATCCTTGGTACTGTTCCTGTTCCTGTTTCAAACAATGGCAAGAGCAATTCAAATCCCATCAAATTAATTCGTAAGGATGCTAATTCAGTGCGAGTA AAACTGGCTGTTGGAGAAATGCCTGAAAAGATAGTGACTGCATATCAGTCTGTGCTTGATGAACATTCCAGCGAAGATACTGCTTTAAGCAAATGTAAGGATGCTGTTCAAGTTCTGGAGAAGATGGAAAAGGGCATTGATGTTGCAGGTAAACAAG GTCACCAACTAGCACCAGCATTTATGAGTGAGCTTCAGAACCAGGAAACGGTACTTAAACAATGTATTGAACAGCTAGAAGCTGCAAAATCAACTAGAGCTATGCTGGTTTATCAGTTGACAGAAGCTCTAAAAGAGCAG GAATTTAAGCTGGATTTCATCAATGATCAGTTACAA ATTGCCCATTCCCTCAATGATCACGCCGGTAGCATGCGACAACGACTACTAGGCTTTGGTGTTGGGGCAAGCGGCTCTACCTCTATGGCACAACCGGCAAATATTTCATCAGAAGCAAAGCCCCTGACAGAATCAAACCTGCTGATATCCATCCCTCAACTTTTACCACCAAATTCGGTAACTTCATTTGCCGGCAGCATAAGCAGTGCAGAAGATGATCACAAGAAGGCAGCTGCTGCAGTTGCTGCAAAGCTGACTGCATCATCATCGTCGGCACAAGTTCTGTCTTCTATTCTGTCATCTTTGGCTGCAGAAGAAGCTGCTTCCATAGGCAACAGCTTGAATTCCCAAGTCCTCTCTGATGGCCAAGCTTCTTTCCCTTTGGAGAAAAAGCCCAGACTTGAGAAGCTGATAACCATGCCCGATATGGGCAAAACCTCCTATTTTGGCCAGATGCAGCTGCAACAACATCAGTCAATTCCATTTGCAGCTCCCCAAACCTCATCCGCTAACATACAACTGTCCCAGAGTAATCAGGCACCTCCGACTTTTGCACCGCCACTGCCACCTCTACCGCCACTGCCACCGCCGCCGCTGCAGCAGTTTGCACAAACAAGTGGAGTAACAAACATAGGACCTTATGCATTTGCAGCCGGTTCACTGCCCCCTCCACCGCTATCCCATCTGCCACTGGGGTTCACGAGACCCAGTATCCCACCTGtacctccaccaccaccacctccaccatcgcagcagcagcagcagcaacagtTGCAGTCAACCTCAATGGGCTTCTACCAATCTCCTGGCGTCGGGTTCTACGGCCAGCCGCAGACGGCTCCAACTGCCCAGCCACAGTGA
- the LOC122015279 gene encoding actin cytoskeleton-regulatory complex protein PAN1-like isoform X2 encodes MSEVFNNQMLVEKLSKLNNSQQSIQTLSNWCVIHRKKAKIIVETWDEAFNNSPNEKRVPFLYLANDILQNSRRQGSEFVNEFWKVLPGCLKNVYENGEDHGKKVVNRLALCSCTKVHNYLCIHVPWKSQVEIWDDRKVFGSRGRGLKDEILGTVPVPVSNNGKSNSNPIKLIRKDANSVRVKLAVGEMPEKIVTAYQSVLDEHSSEDTALSKCKDAVQVLEKMEKGIDVAGHQLAPAFMSELQNQETVLKQCIEQLEAAKSTRAMLVYQLTEALKEQEFKLDFINDQLQIAHSLNDHAGSMRQRLLGFGVGASGSTSMAQPANISSEAKPLTESNLLISIPQLLPPNSVTSFAGSISSAEDDHKKAAAAVAAKLTASSSSAQVLSSILSSLAAEEAASIGNSLNSQVLSDGQASFPLEKKPRLEKLITMPDMGKTSYFGQMQLQQHQSIPFAAPQTSSANIQLSQSNQAPPTFAPPLPPLPPLPPPPLQQFAQTSGVTNIGPYAFAAGSLPPPPLSHLPLGFTRPSIPPVPPPPPPPPSQQQQQQQLQSTSMGFYQSPGVGFYGQPQTAPTAQPQ; translated from the exons ATGAGCGAGGTTTTCAACAACCAGATGTTAGTTGAGAAGCTTTCAAAGCTCAACAATTCACAACAAAGTATTCAAA CCTTGTCAAATTGGTGTGTTATTCACCGAAAGAAAGCAAAAATTATAGTTGAAACATGGGATGAAGCTTTCAACAATTCTCCAAATGAAAAAAGAGTGCCTTTTCTATACTTGGCCAATGACATCTTACAAAATAGTAGACGCCAGGGAAGTGAATTTGTGAATGAATTTTGGAAAGTACTTCCCGGATGTTTAAAGAATGTCTATGAGAATGGTGAAGATCATGGAAAGAAAGTGGTTAATCGATTG GCCTTGTGCTCGTGCACTAAAGTGCATAACTATTTGTGCATACATGTGCCGTGGAAGTCTCAG GTCGAGATTTGGGATGATAGAAAAGTATTTGGCTCTCGTGGGCGAGGCCTAAAGGATGAGATCCTTGGTACTGTTCCTGTTCCTGTTTCAAACAATGGCAAGAGCAATTCAAATCCCATCAAATTAATTCGTAAGGATGCTAATTCAGTGCGAGTA AAACTGGCTGTTGGAGAAATGCCTGAAAAGATAGTGACTGCATATCAGTCTGTGCTTGATGAACATTCCAGCGAAGATACTGCTTTAAGCAAATGTAAGGATGCTGTTCAAGTTCTGGAGAAGATGGAAAAGGGCATTGATGTTGCAG GTCACCAACTAGCACCAGCATTTATGAGTGAGCTTCAGAACCAGGAAACGGTACTTAAACAATGTATTGAACAGCTAGAAGCTGCAAAATCAACTAGAGCTATGCTGGTTTATCAGTTGACAGAAGCTCTAAAAGAGCAG GAATTTAAGCTGGATTTCATCAATGATCAGTTACAA ATTGCCCATTCCCTCAATGATCACGCCGGTAGCATGCGACAACGACTACTAGGCTTTGGTGTTGGGGCAAGCGGCTCTACCTCTATGGCACAACCGGCAAATATTTCATCAGAAGCAAAGCCCCTGACAGAATCAAACCTGCTGATATCCATCCCTCAACTTTTACCACCAAATTCGGTAACTTCATTTGCCGGCAGCATAAGCAGTGCAGAAGATGATCACAAGAAGGCAGCTGCTGCAGTTGCTGCAAAGCTGACTGCATCATCATCGTCGGCACAAGTTCTGTCTTCTATTCTGTCATCTTTGGCTGCAGAAGAAGCTGCTTCCATAGGCAACAGCTTGAATTCCCAAGTCCTCTCTGATGGCCAAGCTTCTTTCCCTTTGGAGAAAAAGCCCAGACTTGAGAAGCTGATAACCATGCCCGATATGGGCAAAACCTCCTATTTTGGCCAGATGCAGCTGCAACAACATCAGTCAATTCCATTTGCAGCTCCCCAAACCTCATCCGCTAACATACAACTGTCCCAGAGTAATCAGGCACCTCCGACTTTTGCACCGCCACTGCCACCTCTACCGCCACTGCCACCGCCGCCGCTGCAGCAGTTTGCACAAACAAGTGGAGTAACAAACATAGGACCTTATGCATTTGCAGCCGGTTCACTGCCCCCTCCACCGCTATCCCATCTGCCACTGGGGTTCACGAGACCCAGTATCCCACCTGtacctccaccaccaccacctccaccatcgcagcagcagcagcagcaacagtTGCAGTCAACCTCAATGGGCTTCTACCAATCTCCTGGCGTCGGGTTCTACGGCCAGCCGCAGACGGCTCCAACTGCCCAGCCACAGTGA
- the LOC122016547 gene encoding proteasome subunit alpha type-3-like, which translates to MSSIGTGYDLSVTTFSPDGRVFQIEYAAKAVDNSGTVIGIKCKDGIVLGVEKLISSKMMLPGSNRRIHAVHRHSGMAVAGLAADGRQIVARAKSEAASYERVYGEAIPVKELADRVASYVHLCTLYWWLRPFGCGIILGGYDREGPQLYMIEPSGISYRYFGAAIGKGRQAAKTEIEKLKLSEMTCREGVIEVAKIIYAVHDEAKDKAFELEMSWVCDESNCQHQKVPDDLLEQAKAAAKAALEEMDAD; encoded by the exons ATGAGCAGCATCGGCACAGGCTACGATCTCTCTGTCACCACCTTCTCCCCCGATGGGAGAGTCTTCCAGATCGAGTACGCCGCCAAAGCTGTCGACAACAGCGG AACTGTGATTGGGATCAAATGTAAGGATGGGATTGTGCTG GGTGTGGAGAAGCTAATCTCATCGAAGATGATGTTACCGGGATCTAATCGGAGAATTCATGCTGTTCACCGCCATTCTGGCATG GCTGTGGCTGGCTTAGCAGCTGATGGAAGGCAAATTGTTGCGCGGGCAAAATCTGAAGCAGCTAGTTATGAGAG AGTATATGGGGAAGCCATACCTGTCAAGGAACTAGCAGATCGTGTTGCGAGTTATGTTCATCTTTGTACACTCTATTGGTGGCTCAG GCCTTTCGGCTGTGGGATTATTCTTGGTGGTTATGACAGAGAGGGACCTCAGTTATATATGATCGAACCCTCTGGAATATCATAT AGATACTTTGGTGCTGCTATTGGAAAAGGAAGACAGGCTGCCAAAAC AGAAATAGAGAAGTTGAAGCTTTCTGAGATGACCTGCAGAGAAGGAGTTATTGAAGTAGCCAAGAT AATCTATGCAGTGCACGATGAAGCAAAGGACAAAGCATTTGAGTTAGAAATGAGTTGGGTCTGCGATGAATCAAACTGCCAacatcagaag GTTCCAGACGATCTCTTGGAGCAAGCGAAGGCGGCTGCAAAAGCTGCATTGGAAGAGATGGATGCAGATTAG